One genomic region from Candidatus Mesenet endosymbiont of Agriotes lineatus encodes:
- a CDS encoding UvrD-helicase domain-containing protein gives MDKITTDPDLSIWISASAGTGKTKILIDRVLKLLLAGKKNILCLTFTSAAANEMVDRINAVLGMWSTCSNDELVKFLLSLLDNKPLNSYLLRARQLFGQLPTLSLTIQTIHAFCYKLISNFPAETGIALGYALDDCSGLHAKVISELLSDNSAQEHLSFIAAEIDEEKLKDLFLSLLQNKICGYDVEKVFLKLGSPKRCNDVPQATVESIKKLGEILNQGSKRDKKYSAVLIDWCDLPPSDRLDKLNSLIKILIDPKLLIKKNVSSIITKSILEAFPEAEEIILKEQDVILKIFEELSNYKIATRTINLLNLFKRFTILYSLEKKKNALLDYDDVITLALYLITDHKSRDWILFNLDSKIDHILVDEAQDNSSVQWQVIINLCAEFFTGIGTTDEKRTIFVVGDVKQSIYRFQGANPMLFNAMHEYLKEQSYEEDWLYLKLSQSFRSTGPILSLVDTLFNNFRQEVSFLDERIEHIPFREKDQGYVEIWPLLPKVNNEKQIALQTNMQNQRNPNRILAATLVYRINRWLKEGRMLPAKNRHVEAKDIMILVRQRNILIDYLISEFKKFNIPVLGRDSFRIMDYIVVQDLVALAEFLLLPENDMALACVLKSPLLNFTEEDLLNIAYNRKDKSLWAQLKAYNQQISVYLEDLIKKSHNYSPLFLYTYILTFENKKKFAARLGTECLEVIDEFINLLTQFEYKSLQSFTEWIKENNPEIKNDINSEHEAVRIMTIHKAKGLQAPIVFLVDTTSVPKSDDAIIFDEEGTPFWCSTNSNSYCNQIKKEKSREDYNEYLRLLYVAMTRAEDELYILGKEPVHNKSWYNLIKMQEGIYEKKYVNLYPMFKEEVEVFCVNAKYPQIYRKHDYLNIEPTEVPKHKSDFEHVREERVQEGIDRGKIMHKVLQHLPSVPNERCENWVRSYLSSMNLSVDIQNEVIDKIISFNEKFSDLLNLECKTEVAINGVIDDEVISVRLDMLCIAKDKVTIIDYKSHRSPFLSEEIKQQMLRYKTLVQDIFPNKKIECIIIWLEDLSIILLNN, from the coding sequence ATGGATAAAATTACTACTGATCCTGATCTTTCCATTTGGATTAGTGCTTCTGCAGGTACAGGCAAGACAAAGATTCTTATAGATAGAGTATTAAAGCTCTTACTTGCAGGAAAAAAGAACATTCTTTGCTTAACGTTTACAAGTGCCGCAGCAAACGAGATGGTAGATCGTATTAATGCTGTTCTTGGAATGTGGTCTACGTGCTCAAATGATGAACTTGTAAAATTTTTACTTAGCTTGCTTGATAACAAGCCACTTAATTCTTATCTATTAAGAGCAAGACAGCTTTTTGGTCAGTTACCTACTTTATCTTTAACAATACAAACCATACATGCCTTTTGCTATAAATTAATCTCTAATTTTCCTGCTGAGACAGGTATTGCTTTAGGTTATGCACTTGATGATTGCAGTGGATTGCATGCAAAAGTTATAAGTGAATTGCTTAGCGATAATAGTGCTCAGGAGCATCTGAGCTTTATTGCTGCTGAAATTGATGAGGAAAAATTAAAAGATTTATTTTTATCTTTACTGCAAAACAAAATTTGCGGTTACGACGTCGAAAAGGTATTTTTGAAGCTTGGGTCACCAAAAAGATGCAATGACGTACCTCAAGCTACTGTAGAGAGTATAAAGAAACTAGGTGAGATTTTAAACCAAGGTAGCAAAAGAGATAAAAAATACAGTGCAGTACTTATAGATTGGTGCGACCTACCACCTAGTGATAGGCTAGATAAATTAAATAGCTTAATTAAAATATTGATTGACCCTAAGTTACTTATAAAAAAGAATGTTTCATCAATTATTACAAAAAGCATACTAGAAGCTTTTCCTGAAGCAGAAGAAATAATATTAAAAGAACAAGATGTAATACTGAAAATTTTTGAAGAGTTGAGTAATTATAAAATAGCTACCAGAACTATTAATTTACTAAATCTCTTTAAAAGATTTACCATTTTATACTCACTTGAGAAGAAAAAAAATGCTCTTTTAGACTATGATGATGTAATAACTTTAGCACTTTATCTTATTACAGATCACAAAAGCAGAGATTGGATATTGTTTAACTTAGACAGTAAAATAGACCATATATTGGTTGATGAAGCGCAAGATAATAGCAGCGTTCAGTGGCAAGTGATAATTAACTTATGTGCTGAATTTTTTACTGGCATAGGCACAACAGATGAAAAAAGAACCATCTTTGTTGTGGGTGATGTCAAGCAGTCTATCTATAGGTTTCAGGGTGCGAACCCTATGTTATTCAACGCAATGCATGAGTACTTGAAAGAGCAAAGTTATGAAGAAGATTGGCTATACCTAAAACTTAGCCAATCCTTCCGTTCAACTGGGCCAATACTGTCACTAGTGGATACCCTATTCAATAATTTTAGACAGGAGGTATCTTTTTTAGATGAGAGGATAGAGCATATTCCTTTTAGAGAAAAAGATCAAGGATATGTAGAGATATGGCCACTTTTACCTAAAGTAAATAATGAAAAACAGATTGCCCTGCAAACTAATATGCAGAACCAGCGAAATCCAAATCGCATACTTGCTGCTACTTTAGTTTACAGAATAAATAGGTGGCTTAAGGAGGGAAGAATGCTGCCAGCAAAAAATCGTCATGTAGAAGCAAAAGATATAATGATTTTAGTACGGCAGCGTAACATTTTGATAGATTATCTCATCAGTGAATTTAAGAAATTTAATATACCAGTGCTAGGACGCGACAGCTTTAGGATCATGGACTATATAGTTGTGCAAGATCTGGTTGCTTTAGCTGAGTTTTTATTGTTGCCTGAAAATGACATGGCGCTTGCTTGCGTTTTAAAATCTCCACTGCTTAATTTTACAGAAGAAGATTTGCTCAATATTGCTTATAATCGCAAAGATAAATCATTATGGGCTCAGCTTAAAGCATACAATCAACAAATATCTGTTTATTTGGAAGATTTAATTAAAAAATCGCATAATTACTCACCCCTTTTCCTTTATACCTATATTCTTACTTTTGAAAATAAGAAAAAGTTTGCCGCAAGGCTTGGTACAGAGTGTTTAGAAGTCATTGATGAGTTTATAAACCTTCTCACTCAGTTTGAATATAAGAGCCTACAATCTTTTACTGAGTGGATAAAGGAAAATAATCCAGAAATAAAAAATGATATAAATAGTGAGCATGAAGCTGTACGAATAATGACCATACATAAAGCGAAGGGACTGCAAGCTCCCATAGTTTTCCTTGTTGATACAACTTCTGTACCAAAAAGTGATGATGCTATAATCTTTGATGAAGAGGGGACACCATTTTGGTGCAGTACAAATAGCAACTCATATTGTAATCAAATAAAAAAGGAAAAAAGCAGGGAAGACTATAATGAATATTTACGTCTGCTATACGTTGCTATGACAAGAGCTGAAGATGAACTATATATCTTGGGGAAGGAACCTGTGCATAATAAGTCTTGGTACAACTTAATTAAGATGCAAGAAGGAATATACGAAAAAAAATATGTTAATTTATATCCAATGTTCAAAGAAGAGGTGGAGGTATTTTGTGTTAATGCAAAGTACCCACAAATCTATAGAAAACATGACTATCTTAATATTGAACCTACTGAAGTACCAAAACATAAATCTGATTTTGAACATGTAAGAGAAGAGCGTGTTCAAGAAGGAATAGACCGCGGAAAAATAATGCACAAAGTTTTGCAACACTTACCAAGTGTGCCAAACGAAAGATGTGAAAATTGGGTAAGAAGTTATTTAAGCAGCATGAACCTCAGTGTTGATATTCAAAATGAGGTAATAGATAAAATAATCTCTTTTAACGAAAAATTTAGTGATCTTTTAAATTTAGAATGCAAAACCGAAGTTGCAATAAATGGTGTTATAGACGATGAAGTTATATCAGTAAGGCTGGATATGCTTTGTATTGCTAAGGATAAGGTCACAATTATTGATTACAAATCACACCGCAGTCCTTTTTTATCAGAAGAAATAAAACAGCAAATGTTGCGCTATAAAACCTTAGTACAAGATATTTTTCCAAATAAAAAAATAGAATGTATTATTATTTGGCTTGAGGATTTATCTATAATATTATTAAATAATTAA